A genomic stretch from Helianthus annuus cultivar XRQ/B chromosome 1, HanXRQr2.0-SUNRISE, whole genome shotgun sequence includes:
- the LOC110869829 gene encoding uncharacterized protein LOC110869829, with product MSLMKSLGASVVVTVPTAAVTTTHLHHSSLSFPLPSMPQHFPKLNTVTNGVSWRTTTSVRTAVSAVDSNGTTEKETESNKKYHFVVANAKFMLDEEEHFQEQLFERVRLFKERNMEQDFWLVIEPKFLDKFPNITKRLKRPAVALVSTNGTWIKFMKLRLDRVLLESFEAESIEEALAFNPVNLEFEKPDKWVAPYPKYEYGWWESFLPPTAQKQQV from the exons ATGAGTCTAATGAAATCTCTCGGTGCATCGGTGGTGGTGACCGTCCCCACCGCCGCCGTCACTACCACTCACCTCCACCACTCCTCACTCTCCTTCCCCTTGCCGTCAATGCCACAACATTTTCCCAAACTTAACACCGTCACTAACGGTGTCAGCTGGAGAACCACCACCTCCGTCAGGACAGCTGTCTCCGCCGTCGATTCTAACGGCACCACTGAAAAG GAAACAGAGAGTAACAAGAAATACCATTTCGTTGTTGCAAATGCAAAATTCATGTTGGATGAAGAAGAACACTTTCAAGAACAATTGTTTGAACGGGTCCGCCTTTTTAAAGAGCGAAACATGGAGCAAGATTTTTGGCTAGTGATTGAACCCAAGTTTTTAGACAAGTTTCCAAACATCACCAAGAGACTGAAGAGACCTGCTGTCGCTTTGGTTTCCACCAACGGTACATGGATCAA GTTTATGAAATTGCGGCTAGATCGAGTTTTGTTAGAAAGCTTTGAAGCCGAGAGTATTGAGGAAGCATTGGCATTTAACCCTGTAAATCTAGAGTTTGAGAAACCTGATAAATGGGTTGCACCATACCCCAAATATGAGTATGGTTGGTGGGAGTCTTTCTTGCCGCCAACCGCTCAGAAGCAACAAGTATGA